A region from the Mycolicibacterium phlei genome encodes:
- a CDS encoding cytochrome P450 encodes MATTTPVDLSDVSLWQNGFPDELFAELRREQPVFHHELTDGVAATLRRDFWITTKVRHSQRIHRDTDAFTAADGPLIQGVGMVGAFPTVINMDPPLLVKRRRVLNHAFTPKAVARLEQDIRRRARAMIDGLLEAGGGDWIADVADVLPMSVIGDIIGIPEPDRPEIFETFDLILQANSSDSAEMQERHIELFTKVFGYAQELTARKRAHPTDDIWSTLATAVVTDETGEQLSIPTSELEIFFFVLAFAGSDTTKNALAYGLQAFAEHPEQIERYRTDESVRSCAVEEVLRWSSPIAFWTRTTKVDVEFDGVTIPRGERVVSMLRSANRDEEVFDEPFRFDITRRDNPHVTFGGGGPHHCLGAMLARAEIRAVLDELFTRAEDITLGPATVQYPNLTNNMTIFEALPIALRAR; translated from the coding sequence ATGGCCACCACAACGCCGGTCGATCTGTCTGATGTGTCGTTGTGGCAGAACGGATTTCCTGACGAGTTGTTCGCCGAGTTGCGCCGCGAGCAACCGGTCTTTCACCATGAGCTCACCGACGGTGTGGCCGCGACGCTGCGCCGCGACTTCTGGATCACCACCAAGGTGCGCCATTCCCAGCGCATCCATCGCGACACCGACGCGTTCACCGCCGCCGACGGGCCGTTGATCCAGGGCGTGGGCATGGTCGGCGCCTTCCCCACGGTGATCAACATGGACCCGCCGCTGCTGGTCAAACGCCGCCGTGTGCTCAACCACGCGTTCACCCCGAAGGCCGTCGCCCGGCTCGAACAGGACATCCGCCGGCGGGCGCGCGCGATGATCGACGGGCTGCTCGAGGCCGGCGGCGGGGACTGGATCGCCGATGTGGCCGACGTGTTGCCGATGTCGGTGATCGGCGACATCATCGGCATCCCCGAACCGGACCGACCGGAGATCTTCGAGACGTTCGACCTCATCCTGCAGGCCAATTCGTCCGACTCCGCCGAGATGCAGGAGCGTCACATCGAGCTGTTCACCAAGGTGTTCGGCTACGCCCAGGAGCTGACCGCGCGCAAACGCGCGCACCCGACCGACGACATCTGGAGCACGCTGGCCACCGCCGTCGTCACCGACGAGACCGGCGAGCAGCTGTCGATCCCGACCAGCGAGCTGGAGATCTTCTTCTTCGTGCTCGCGTTCGCCGGCAGCGACACCACCAAGAACGCGCTGGCGTACGGCCTTCAGGCCTTCGCCGAGCACCCCGAGCAGATCGAGCGCTACCGCACCGACGAGTCGGTGCGCTCGTGCGCCGTGGAGGAGGTGCTGCGCTGGTCGTCGCCGATCGCGTTCTGGACCCGAACCACCAAGGTCGACGTGGAGTTCGACGGGGTGACGATCCCCAGGGGCGAGCGGGTGGTGTCGATGCTGCGGTCGGCCAACCGCGACGAGGAGGTGTTCGACGAGCCGTTCCGGTTCGACATCACCCGCCGCGACAACCCGCACGTCACGTTCGGCGGTGGCGGGCCGCATCACTGCCTCGGCGCGATGCTGGCCCGCGCCGAGATCCGCGCCGTTCTCGACGAGCTGTTCACCCGCGCCGAGGACATCACGCTCGGGCCCGCCACCGTGCAGTACCCGAACCTCACCAACAACATGACGATCTTCGAGGCTCTCCCGATCGCGCTGCGGGCCCGCTGA
- a CDS encoding aromatic ring-hydroxylating oxygenase subunit alpha, which translates to MTEAIEDHGIDPSEREFGPHGITLSKYRFPTGWFIVGFASDLAPGQVRRAHYFGEELVVFRTQSGRIHVLDAYCQHLGANMGVGGTVDGENIVCPWHGWQWDGDGRNTLIPYSRIGCKQNVRITTYPCTEWYGFILVWHERHGRPPYWQPPVLPELETDEYYPLHPHSRMVNRVKVHAQMIIENAADPYHVQYVHKAANPANTASFEVSGYHLHATVNANFGGGRAKTWLTPNGPVDAKIIYDNYSLGLGVVRFPSELVATVQVTGQTPVDEDYTDYFYTQASIREPGDTGDKPSGRAARFLQLQQEVIKQDFFTWENMKYLEKPNLAPEEARDYAALRRWAHRFYPGEQPSPDDFGYTADGRPDPAAAEA; encoded by the coding sequence ATGACGGAAGCGATCGAGGACCACGGCATCGACCCGTCGGAGCGCGAATTCGGCCCCCACGGCATCACCCTGTCGAAATACCGTTTCCCGACCGGATGGTTCATCGTCGGCTTCGCCTCCGACCTAGCGCCCGGACAGGTCAGACGCGCCCACTACTTCGGCGAGGAACTGGTCGTCTTCCGGACACAGTCGGGCCGGATCCACGTGCTCGACGCCTACTGTCAGCACCTCGGCGCCAACATGGGGGTGGGCGGCACCGTCGACGGGGAGAACATCGTCTGCCCCTGGCACGGGTGGCAGTGGGACGGCGACGGCCGCAACACGCTGATCCCCTACAGCAGGATCGGCTGTAAACAGAACGTGCGGATCACGACCTACCCGTGCACCGAGTGGTACGGGTTCATCCTGGTGTGGCACGAACGCCACGGCCGCCCGCCGTATTGGCAGCCGCCGGTGCTGCCGGAGCTGGAGACCGACGAGTACTACCCGCTGCACCCACACAGTCGGATGGTCAACCGGGTCAAGGTGCACGCCCAGATGATCATCGAGAACGCCGCCGACCCCTACCACGTGCAGTACGTGCACAAGGCCGCTAACCCCGCCAACACGGCCTCGTTCGAGGTGTCCGGCTATCACCTGCACGCCACCGTCAACGCGAATTTCGGTGGGGGACGGGCCAAGACGTGGCTCACCCCGAACGGCCCGGTGGACGCCAAGATCATCTACGACAACTACTCGCTGGGCCTGGGTGTGGTGCGCTTCCCGTCCGAGCTGGTGGCCACCGTGCAGGTCACCGGTCAGACCCCGGTCGACGAGGACTACACCGACTACTTCTACACGCAGGCGTCGATCCGCGAGCCCGGCGACACCGGCGACAAACCCAGCGGCCGGGCCGCGCGGTTTCTGCAGCTGCAGCAGGAGGTCATCAAACAGGACTTCTTCACCTGGGAGAACATGAAATACCTGGAGAAGCCGAACCTCGCGCCCGAGGAGGCCCGCGACTACGCCGCGCTGCGGCGCTGGGCGCACCGGTTCTATCCCGGGGAGCAGCCGTCACCGGACGACTTCGGCTACACCGCCGACGGCCGGCCCGATCCCGCCGCCGCGGAGGCATGA
- a CDS encoding nuclear transport factor 2 family protein → MSMSYQQQYVLDGLAGRAAILNLDARHNRRYSDGDLAGWIATFRHSGATYTRGDETFTDLVAAFDGGNGRRLVTVDHEITVDGIDAAQQCVALLFCDNELRATGTLTDQLIYERGGWYFTSRRLTWDAAPRESALPV, encoded by the coding sequence ATGTCGATGAGCTACCAGCAGCAGTACGTGCTCGACGGGCTGGCCGGCCGGGCCGCGATCCTGAACCTCGACGCCCGGCACAACCGCCGCTACTCCGACGGGGACCTGGCCGGGTGGATCGCCACGTTCCGCCACTCAGGGGCGACCTACACCCGCGGGGACGAGACGTTCACCGATCTGGTCGCCGCGTTCGACGGCGGCAACGGCAGGCGCCTGGTCACCGTCGACCACGAGATCACCGTCGACGGTATCGACGCCGCCCAGCAGTGTGTCGCACTGCTGTTCTGCGACAACGAACTTCGCGCCACCGGAACCCTGACCGACCAGCTCATCTACGAACGCGGCGGCTGGTACTTCACGTCGCGGCGGCTGACCTGGGATGCGGCGCCACGCGAAAGCGCGCTGCCGGTGTGA
- a CDS encoding FAS1-like dehydratase domain-containing protein, producing the protein MAFGTYQDALRMVGTRTEPRFAGTAVSAARIQLFAAMVRDANSSYWDPDFAAQQWGGLVAPPAMLMSWLIPPPWTPGEQTPTAAIALRVPLPGTSIINAANDADYLVPIREGDRLSVVEEVVAVSPEKRTRYGTGHFIDIRDEFRRQDGTLVAVNRNTLLRFTPDGRP; encoded by the coding sequence ATGGCGTTCGGCACCTACCAGGACGCGCTGCGGATGGTGGGCACCAGGACCGAACCCCGGTTCGCGGGAACCGCGGTCAGCGCCGCCCGGATCCAGCTCTTCGCCGCGATGGTGCGCGACGCCAACTCGTCCTACTGGGACCCCGACTTCGCCGCCCAGCAGTGGGGCGGCCTCGTCGCGCCGCCGGCCATGCTGATGAGCTGGCTGATCCCGCCGCCCTGGACACCGGGGGAGCAGACCCCGACCGCGGCCATCGCGCTGCGCGTCCCGCTGCCCGGCACCTCGATCATCAACGCCGCCAACGACGCCGACTACCTCGTGCCCATCCGCGAAGGCGACCGCCTGTCGGTGGTCGAGGAGGTGGTAGCGGTGTCGCCGGAGAAGAGGACTCGGTACGGCACCGGCCATTTCATCGACATCCGCGACGAGTTCCGCCGCCAGGACGGCACCCTGGTCGCGGTCAACCGCAACACGCTGTTGCGCTTCACCCCGGACGGCCGCCCGTGA
- a CDS encoding MaoC family dehydratase, with protein sequence MSPGWDRISVGTDLPEVVDPIDYQRVVMNAAATWDYFEGHHDPEYARRHGHPTIFVNTMHIAGFIDRVATDWAGPCARVVRRRISLLGPIYAGDTMVGRGRVVGKRADRLIDLEITVSNQRGELCCPAEVTVVLPE encoded by the coding sequence GTGAGCCCGGGCTGGGACCGGATCAGCGTCGGCACCGACCTGCCGGAGGTCGTCGACCCGATCGACTACCAACGCGTGGTGATGAACGCCGCCGCCACCTGGGACTACTTCGAAGGCCATCACGACCCGGAATACGCCCGCCGGCACGGGCATCCGACGATCTTCGTCAACACCATGCACATCGCCGGGTTCATCGACCGGGTGGCCACCGACTGGGCGGGCCCGTGCGCGCGGGTGGTGCGGCGCAGGATCAGCCTGCTCGGCCCGATCTACGCCGGTGACACGATGGTGGGCCGCGGCCGGGTGGTGGGCAAGCGCGCCGACCGGCTGATCGACCTGGAGATCACCGTGTCCAACCAGCGCGGCGAACTGTGCTGTCCCGCCGAGGTGACCGTTGTGCTTCCGGAATAG
- a CDS encoding aldehyde dehydrogenase yields the protein MRSLVYDDLFIGGRWRKPATSERISVISPHTEEPIGEVPHASPADVDRAVQAARAAFDEGPWPRLDVDERIAAVERLAALYAEHTDEMADLITAEMGSPRSFSRMGQATGAVAQMYLNIDLARDFPWVERRLGLFGDAHIRRAPVGVVAAIVPWNVPQFLIMPKLIPALLAGCTVVVKPAPETPIDAMWLAEMLDEIGLPEGVVSILPGGRETGEALVRHPGVDKVAFTGSSATGQRIAAICGEQLKRVSLELGGKSAAIILDDADIDHTVEQLRTASLMNNGQACVAQTRILVSPRRHDDVVDGLATMMSGLNVGDPADETTDIGPLVSQRQQQRVLGYIRSGVEEGARIVVGGTDSPRDRGWYVRPTLFADATNKMTIAREEIFGPVLTVLTYHDEDDAVRIANDSDYGLAGSVWTADTAHGLQIAARIRTGTYGVNMYTLDTTMPFGGFKKSGIGREFGVEGLSEYVELQTTICAEPLS from the coding sequence ATGCGATCCCTGGTGTACGACGACCTCTTCATCGGAGGCCGGTGGCGAAAACCTGCGACGTCCGAACGCATCAGCGTGATCTCGCCGCACACCGAGGAACCGATCGGCGAGGTACCGCACGCGTCACCCGCCGACGTCGACCGCGCCGTCCAGGCCGCCCGCGCCGCGTTCGATGAGGGGCCGTGGCCGCGGCTGGACGTCGACGAGCGGATCGCCGCGGTCGAGCGACTGGCCGCGCTGTACGCCGAACACACCGATGAGATGGCTGATCTCATCACCGCGGAGATGGGCTCGCCCCGCAGCTTCAGCCGGATGGGTCAGGCCACCGGAGCGGTGGCGCAGATGTACCTGAACATCGATCTCGCGCGCGACTTCCCGTGGGTGGAGCGCCGGCTCGGCCTGTTCGGCGACGCCCACATCCGGCGCGCACCGGTCGGTGTGGTGGCCGCGATCGTGCCGTGGAACGTGCCGCAGTTCCTGATCATGCCGAAGCTGATCCCCGCCCTGCTGGCCGGCTGCACGGTGGTGGTCAAACCCGCGCCCGAGACGCCGATCGACGCGATGTGGCTGGCCGAGATGCTCGACGAGATCGGCCTGCCCGAGGGGGTGGTGTCGATCCTGCCGGGCGGCCGGGAGACCGGCGAGGCGCTGGTGCGCCATCCCGGGGTGGACAAGGTCGCGTTCACCGGATCGTCGGCGACCGGGCAGCGCATCGCCGCGATCTGCGGCGAGCAGCTCAAGCGGGTGAGCCTGGAGTTGGGCGGTAAGTCGGCGGCGATCATCCTCGACGACGCCGACATCGACCACACCGTCGAACAGCTCAGGACGGCCAGCCTGATGAACAACGGGCAGGCCTGCGTGGCGCAGACGCGGATCCTGGTCAGCCCCCGCAGGCACGACGACGTGGTCGACGGGCTGGCCACGATGATGTCCGGGCTGAACGTCGGCGACCCGGCCGACGAGACCACCGACATCGGCCCGCTGGTGTCCCAGCGCCAGCAGCAGCGCGTACTGGGCTACATCCGGTCGGGTGTCGAGGAGGGTGCGCGAATCGTGGTGGGCGGCACCGATTCTCCGCGTGATCGCGGCTGGTACGTGCGGCCCACCCTGTTCGCCGATGCCACCAACAAGATGACGATCGCCCGCGAGGAGATCTTCGGCCCGGTGCTGACCGTGCTCACCTACCACGACGAGGACGACGCGGTACGCATCGCCAACGACAGCGACTACGGTCTGGCCGGGTCGGTGTGGACCGCCGACACCGCGCACGGCCTGCAGATCGCCGCCCGGATCCGCACGGGCACTTACGGAGTCAACATGTACACGCTCGACACCACGATGCCGTTCGGCGGGTTCAAGAAGTCCGGTATCGGGCGGGAGTTCGGAGTCGAGGGGCTCTCGGAGTACGTGGAGCTGCAGACCACGATCTGCGCGGAGCCGCTGTCCTAG